Within Telopea speciosissima isolate NSW1024214 ecotype Mountain lineage chromosome 8, Tspe_v1, whole genome shotgun sequence, the genomic segment ttttacctttttaccttttacctccctaggggaggtgtatgtaattcatATGGAATGTATTAGTGAGGAATATAGGCAAGAGAAACACATTCTCTTGCCCACGGTTTTCTCTcaactcttctcttctcctcctctattCCCAGGTCTTACTCCTTGTTCCTTGTTTGAATCGATCCATACTTGGTTTTTaactttttccccttcttggTAGGGGGGCTGGGGGTGGGTGGGAGAGAATGCATAAGTGCATTATGGTGACTTAAGAGACTGGCAACCATCTTTTCACTCAAGTCCAGTTGGCAagggagcatagttgtcaaggtctTTCCTAGGCCACAAGAGGTGACCTGGGATGCCCTAGCTGACTGGTTGTCTTAAGTGTCGAGGCACCCACCAAGATTGagggaagaaaagggaaagaataagaagaattgaaagaaaatggaaagaagaggaaataaggGAAGAAAACATACCTAGAACTGGCAGACATGCTTGGAAGGCAAGAGTTTCTTCAATGCCTCTGTTTTATGCCTAATTATTCACCATGCCTCAATGTGCtatttttgcttcttcttcttaggaAAATCGATAAATAGAAAGGGTGAGCAGATGAAAATCCAGCAGAGTTGCACCAAGGTGCAGCTCCACCAGTCATATCTGTCATATGACAGGCAAGGTGGGGCCCAAGTTTCAATGAGAAGTAGGTCTTACTCTCCCATACTTATGTGTGAAGTCTGAGCCTAATCTGACTCTACCAAGTGCCAAAATAAAGCAAAGGAAATGGTTAAAACAAGTCTTTGAAAAAATCTAGGCCATTGAAATTACAAGGGAAAATGTGCAATATAAGTTGGCCTTACAATCAAATTAGGGACCCTGACCTCATGGTGTCCTCTTTCCATTCAACAGTTAGGATTTAACAGTTGCCATGCCACATGTCAGAAATAAGGGTGCAGGAGTTGCACTTCCCATCTGCTCTGCTGGATTTGCATCCATTTTGCTAACAGTTTTTCTTGGCTCCACATTTCTAAGATACATCTAAATATCATATTTGCTATTTGGCACCTGCAGGTTCTTGTAACTGGGTCTCTGCATCTAATCGGAGATGTATTGAAGCTCTTAAGGAAGTGATGTAAGTTAAAAGCAGTGATTAAAGTCATTCATTATTTGTGCATCCTCAAACATTGTCAAGCTCAAGCCTACATTGTTTAAAGCAAGCAAGGTTCATTACATTGCTGGCTAAACAAATAATGACTATCCTATATGATTTCTACTGTAAGTTACATTGTTGTATTTCTACTGTAAGTTACATTGTTGTATTCTTAGGATACAATTCAAACTGAGCCTCCCAACTTTATTCACCGTGGGAATCTTTTCCGGTGTCTCCATTTTAGCATTTTGCTGGTTATGCGATTTCGTATGTAGTATAATATTGTTGTATTAttagaaaattcaatctcagcCTTTCCAACTTGTTCACCACAGGTATCTTTTGCAGTTTCTTTGTTTTAGCCTTTTTTGAAGGATTTATGGATGGGCACGCCATACAAGATAGATGGAGGGCATCTagttctgccacatggcaggttGGATTGTTATTACATTTTGTGGGCAGGTAGACCCCAAGTCCCGTGCTAACATGATAAGTTACAGCACAAACAGCATTATTGGCCAAATGGCAAACtctattgagaaaaaaaaaatccaagaccTGGAAAAGGGTGCGTGGAGACAGGCAAAATCATGTGGcaattccaaccattggatagacaATTGATGGGTTGGATAGGCTATTTGTCAAAGTTCAAATTCAAACGCGACTATAAAgtcccatgtattggcatgcatcgcCATGTAAGTTCATGCACACCTGTAGTGCTCTGACCACTACTGTGCACTCTCTCCCATGGTcttggattttcaaagctctattGTACCACATGGCAAACTCTGTTTGGTCTGAATCTGGATATGAGAGCAAGGAACCTAGGGGATTATCTATCCACAAATTTTGGGTCCGTGCGGCAGTTTTGTAAGTCAATCAGGTATATTTTGCCCTTTCTTTCAAATGCAACTATAAATTCCTGTGTATTGGTATGCATCGCCATGTAAGGTCATGCACACCTAAAGAACTCCGACCACTACTACTCAATCTCCCATTGTTAACATCTCTTGTTGCAATTCAATTTGTGCGTTATATCCATTGTTGAATTATTTCCCTTTGCTGTGTGATGATCTATTCTGTGAGCTACAAGATCCATAGTTCTACAATGagtgaagaggaaagaaaaaaagatgaaattaaTGGCAGTCATCATGTAAGGATGGTTATCAAGTCTTCTTTTGGGGAGGTTATAAGAATCCATTCTCATGAAGCATATCATAGTAGGCTTTCGGTCTCATTTTTAGATCAATTGTTAAGCTTTTAGaactgtttttcctttttctttttgtggggCAAAGCATTAAGCTTCAAAAGGCAATCATTCAAACAGTTAGAACTGTTAATCTATCACTTCAGCTCTCCACTAGGCATAGAGCACCTTATTAAGGTCCATGATTGAGATAATTTTATAGTGGTAGACTGGTAGTTTACATTTAATTTGTAAAGCATTTTTAGTAGTCTCCACAGTGGCTAGACTAAATCTCTTTAATTATGCCTGGTAATTATGTGCGAAAATCTTAATCATGCAAGATTATGGATCATAATCTGCCAACTATAACATGTTTCTAATGCACTCAAATGCCCTAGGTTCTTTTAAGCTAGTTTTCTTCAAATCTTAGGTTTGTTTGAGCTTTCTTCTAATCCTAAACAATCTTACCAAACCATCCACAGGaaacaaacaacaaaagggATTCTTTGTTAGAGTAACATCCAAGAGTATTATAGTTATTAGAACTGAACTAAAATTTCTGTACCAGGTAAATGGGTTAGACAGAAAACCTGCTGGGTCAGCCGGTTCAGTTTAGTTTATGTGACTCAAGCTTTGCTCAATTCACGAATGAACTGGTTCACCACTTCACCCTTCCTGATTCTTGAGGTTTGTACGGTTGGCTACAAGACCattattcctttttatttttagggcaagagatcactgcaTGCgtaagggcatcaacatagataagatttttcattttacGGGGGACTAGGTGATAATTTTGTGCTCTTCTATGTTTGGGCGGAGGGTCATGTGTTTTCTTATGCCCTTTTTATCTATCCCCTTTATATAGGGAAAGTGATCTCTGAGCTGGAAGGTGGGGAGCCAAccaatgaggggggggggggggggcaagagATGGCTTGTTAATAACAGGCAaagatgagggagagagagagagagagctggcATAGCCTACGTCACCAACTCAAAGACTAGTTTACCATATAAAGGAGAGGGTTTTGTGATCTAGCGGTATAGGGGAGTGCACCAATCAGGGGCCGCTTTGGTGCCTCATCAATAAAGggcagagaggagagagaagttgCCAATGTAGCCCACACCGGGATCGGATCGCCCAATACAGATGATCCATATCAGTTTTGCATCTTGCCAATCCTGATACCATGCCGATACCATATTGGTAacatggtacggacaaggggtaaaatagtcaaaaaaaattatttttaaaggaGGATCAAGGGCAAATTTATTCGATATGGCCGATCCTTGCCAGTACTAATTCAATACCGTATCAGTTTCCAAGTTGACCCaatacccattccgataccatgcacACCAGTAACCGTTGGCGGAGGATATGGTAGGACCCTCtcaatttctctcctcctctcatgAAATGGCCGCTCTACCCCCTTATTTatgaaaccctctcccttatatATTTAACATTTCTTGAAGAACCATTGAACATTTCTCTTGGAAAAGACTGCTCGGTTATTATATTGCTTCTGGACCCATTTGAATGTTCAAAAACAAACTATTTTGTCTAAGCATTTGGATCATTTTTCTTATCAGTTTCATATTcggattaaaatcctttgcaattccttcatcttgtGGTGATTTACAATTTGGGCCTGAGAACTCGACACGTgaaagatgcttcatccaacaaTGTGAGCTCTTCAAATCTCTGTTTCCCACGTGTTACTGAATTGCATATAGAAAATGAATGTCAGTGGCCGGCACCTTCTTCTAATAATCCAACTTTAAAATATGGTCATTAGATCAGACTTGATGTTTTTAATCTTACTAATCAAACtacattattataatataagCCGTCCAcgaaaaataattaataattaattaatgcaattacctaaaaataaaagggtttttATTTGGGACCCGTTTAGTTGTGGATCCCACTGAGGCGGAACCTTAATTAGTCAATCTGGGCTATGGTAAAGGAATGTTGGTGGTATGGATTAATTTTACATTAATGCTCTCTTCACACTCTTCAACATAGttagcaaaaaaaaacaaaaaaattttaacacGTTTTAAACGTGacaaatcatatatatatatatatgggagaaagCTCTCTATCCGGAAGTGCTGGCGTAGGGgtgtgtggcctacgccagcacttccatgagtctatctctttcctccccatctgaaaagacacctctatctccttgttttgaggaagagagagatagacacatggaagtgctggcgtaggccacactcctagacagaaaactacttctctctctctctctctctctctatatatatatatatatatatatatatatattacattttCCCCATTTTATTTAAAGATATGAAAAAATACACATCTTTTATGAGTCTAAAATGCCCATATGTATAATTTGATCATAAAAATgtatatttaattaatgaaaaatatttaaaaaaatgaaaaaaaagtttgaaaacGATGACTCAAATGACCCGtcttcatataaaaaaaatcataatataAGATTTTTCTCAACTTGCTTTAGCATCaaatatttagaaaaaaaaattatgcttagagaattttcatataaaatatcatttgCATAACAATTTTACTATGAAACAAATAATGattgaattttaaaataaaaaagtgaatTAATCAGGTGTTGTTTTATTATCATGTGCATTTTTTTACGCCAAAATTTTAAATGTATTATTGAAACCTATGTCTAGCCCGAAAGATCATGTGTATGGCGTGTAAGATAACTTGGTCATTATCCACTCCATGGCTATCCAATTTATGTAATCAAGATGCTTTGAGTTTAACATGCCTTACTCTTCAATAAAGatatttcttaccaaaaaacataTAAATTTAATACCCAACATATTCATATTTATTCCCCTTATctgtatttactaactatggtctACAATTTACACATGAAAAAGCTTACTTCTCCACCGTCCACCCTAAAGTAGATGTGGTCCCTCCAAGGCTCCAATGCCTAAAATCCCTTAGTCCTTTTTCAAAGTAGCCGTTACATATACAGCTTGAccaaaacatttaaaaatataAACCCATTTTGTGTTGGGCTTAGACCCCTCTAACACCTCCGCTCCCtatttcttctgcttcttttctaCTCAGTCTTCTCCAACGGCTGCCTGACTCcctctttctcctctcctatttcttcttcttgctcccTTCTCCATTCCAAGCACTAAAACAGTtcatcccctctctctctctctctctttcacatcACAATTACCCATCTTTGCAAGACATCAAAAACATGGAATACCCAACATATTCTTTTGTTATAGAATCAACATCTTCAACTCCATTACTCTCAGCAAGCAGTAGTAGCATCTGTAGCACAAGTGAATCTGATGAAAGCCCTGCCAACTCACATAGGTTTACATCTCCAGACCTTATATGTAGGTTTCCGAACATACCCAGTTGCGGTTCCTATCGATCTTTGGCGGTTCTAAACGGGCATATTGGATCGGTTTCTTGCTTGGCTCTGTGTGGTGAATTCATCCTAAGTGCCTCACAAGGTAAAGACATTGTAGTGTGGCAACAACCTGACTTGAGGCAATTTGCCAAGTTTGGACAAGGCCAAGGCTCTGTTAAAGCTCTTGTCACTGTGGGAAACAAAGTGTTCACAGCACATCAAGATAGCAGGATAAGGGTTTGGAAGGTGTCCAGAAGATCAGAGAACATATTTAAGCTTATTGCTACACTACCCACTACTAAGGACTACTTGGGTAAGTTCATGAAACAGAGCAATTATGTTCAAACTAGGCGAAACCACAAGCGCCTGTGGATTGAGCATGCTGATAGTATCTCTTGCTTGGCTATCTATGATGGCATGATCTATTCTGGATCATGGGATAAAACACTAAAAGTGTGGAGAGTCTCAGATCTCAAGTGCTTGGAATCGATAAGGGCTCATGATGATGCAATAAATGGGTTGGTTGCACACAAGGGGTTGGTGTATTCTGCATCTGCTGATGGGAAGATCAAGGTGTGGGAAAAGGAGGGCAATAGTTATTACTCTTTAAAGGGTATCTTGGAGGGTCACAAGGATGTATCGATGAATTCAGTTATCTTATGTGATGATGGAAGGTTGGTCTATGGAGCTGGGTCAGATGGGTGTATAATAGGGTGGAAGGGAGACCTGAATCTCAGTAGTTGGAAGTTAGTCTGTGAACAAAAAGCACATCAAATGGCTGTGTTGTGTTTGTGTTCAGTGGGGGAATATGTGTGCAGTGGTTCGGCAGACAAGAGCATTGGGatatggaagagagagattagTGGAGGGATTTACAGTGTTGGGGTGATAAGAGGGCATGAAGGGCCAGTCAAGTGTTTACAAGCCTCATCTCATACTGTAGGAAGTGGCTTCTTGCTCTATAGTGGAGGTCTTGACAGAAGCTTAAGGGTTTGGTGGGTTGCCAAGGAGGAGTCTGCAAAGAGAGAAGGAAGCTCTCCAATACAACAAATCATGGAGGAAAAATGTCGTCTTGTTTGAGTTGATTCTTCAAAATTAGAGATTGATGGAGCACTGTTGTTTTTTATGTCCCTGCACTGCTCCAGAAGAGATTGGTCTTCTTTTAGTTGGTTTTCTTTGTCTACAGTAACAAGGCAGAAACAAGCCTTTAGATCCCTCAAAttggggttttttgttttttttttttgttggtgaaaTTTGATAAATTGATTTGAGTGTAAGTAGTTTAGACAATGATTTGTTATACTTGATCTAGGTGCATGAATCACTGTATTCTTTTATTCAGATATGGGTCTTTCAATTTTTGGTGGAAAATGTAACTAAGGGTTTTCAATAGAAAAGATTACAaatattccttttatttttatttttataatgtttgatttatttaattgatGTTTCGATTGTCTCTGTATAACCCTGTACCTATTAAACAAAGATTGTTCAGCTATCGTGCTAACAAGTTCTAAATCCCTGAAGCATCTTGTCTCTTCTTTAAGGTGGCAGAACTATTAAAGGTTTTACTTGGGGAGTGCCTAAATAGCTGAGGATTAGAGGAACCCAAAAGctcccttaaaaaaaacaagaatgaaaAGGATTAATGGGAACAAACAATTGGCTTGAAGACAAAGTTAGGCAGATGCCCTTATATTTGTTTAATATGTGACTAATCCAATGGCTAAGATTTAATCACATACTTTGTGTGAAAgcctttcaatttttttttcaatacctTTTCTTTATTTGGTATCTTGAAGGAGAGGAGGAACCCTGAAGGCCTAAAAATAGGAAGGTCATTCTCTCATTTTCACAAAACACAaactttcatcttctttccccttctcttccaagtggcctttttctctttcaattattttttgagCAACATGAAGTCATTCCTTGTACTCTTCCGTTGCAAATACGCAATTGGTGGAGTGTTGCTGTTGAATCCTGGAACAGTATGGCGGCCATCCCTGCACACACCGGTCATGGCAcctgagggggagggggggggggaaatgctGCTCAAGGGCAGTGTTCAAGAACACATATTGTAGGTCTGGTATTacttcacacacacacaaaggggAAAAACCATGCTGAGCTGCCTAATTGGACCCCCTAAAAgcttcaaaaaagaaaaagcatccCTTGAACTCATTTGAAAGCAAGCTCTCCAGCAATAAAAATGAAAGCTTAAGGCATTTTACCAACCCAAGCCAtattgcagaattttttttatcgAAAGCTTGTGAAGGACCACCCAGAAGTGCAAAAGGAAACAAGTTTAATCCTTTCAAATGGAAATAATTAATATCCTATGGAAAGGGTCTTAGAACAAAAGCACTTTTGCATAATATAGTCTTTTCCGAAAGGAAGATTGGACCTTGAATACCACACAgcaaaaagaggagaaaaaaaaaaaagggcccaCTTCAGCAGATTCTACGCGTCCCAAAAGAACAGAGAATGGGTAATCCATTGAAatattcaaggaaaaagaataagaacaagaagaaagaaagactcCAGAAATCCTAATCAACATACTATTACATACAATCTAGTAATGAATAAGGTTAAAGAACATTCAAGTTCAACCATGTGAAAAGTATGCATTATGTGAGACACTGCTTTtacagaaaataaataatagaaaattagaaacatAATATACTGATTAATCAAAAATGacgatagttttttttttttttttttttttttttgtagagctAAAGTCCCACCTCACTTAGAAATATTGAATTTTTTGGCCGCGGACTTGGAGAATAAACGGATATTATACCGCGTACAACTCGGCATATCTACACATGAggataaaatatttttctgaACAGTTTTAATAAACATAAGTACTACGACTTAGATAGTCCTCTGAAGGGGAAGGTCAAATATCATCTAATCATTAAATAGCATGTACAAGCTAATGTTAATAACCAGATTCATACAACTTCTAGACTTAGTCTCAGGCTTTATGCCCAAGCCCCAACGCTCACCTCAGGAAGCTTCCTTGATTTGCTTCTGGAATGTCTCTCTCGTCTCCCTGAATCACCTTTGACTGTGATATGCACCTTGGTGATACTAATGTAGTCACAAATGAAGGTCTCCTATTGAAAATCAACCCACAAAAGGTTTGATCTTTATATTAAAGGATTTTCAAGCTTGAATATGAACCAGAATGTTATGGTTTTGGTGATGTGAGCTGCCTCAGGTTGTACTTGGATAGCTCCTTGTAATTTTCAACGACCCCAATCAAGCATATGGTCTGAAAAGGATAAAACCAACACAAAAATCAGCTTTATTAGGGTGGAAGGGAAATTCAGTGACCTAATGCCAAAGATGAGATGAAAACATAATTATTTTTCTCATGACAAGTAAATgacagaaaaatgaaatgaatttcaaattttcaatactTCAATACAGATATACCCTTGCTGTAGGCAATAATACAGAGTTCTGATTGACCATCTATAATCAAATCATTGGGGAAGCAAATTTGCAGGGAAAGTAGACTGTAGAAGCTATTCAAAGAACAATTTTGTCAAGGCAACACTAgcttttttattaaatattattttattggttgggggggggggaatatcaGGTGCTTAACAGGCCAAAATTTGGTCCTGTAGTCCCAGTGCTTTTCCTAACATATAGCAACATTCTAGTATAcagatcttcctggcataaaaccaaattggttctctataatagtagtttcttgtctcaagtgggtttcaataaaCCTCTCCCACaatttcatagtatgattcattaattttatgcctctataattAATGCAGTTCTGAATATCACCTTCATTTTTGTAAATCAGAAACCCAATGCTtttcctccattcatttggcattgTCCTTGTggtcataatcttattaaacagcttggttagccaagacaaaccacaaattcctaagctcttccacacttctattggaaaCTCATTTGGGCCTTGTGTCTCGCCTACTTTCATCTTCCTTTAAGCTTCTCTTACTACAGACGcctaatttttcatatatatctacgacatgtggtcttgatgggtaatgca encodes:
- the LOC122670479 gene encoding protein JINGUBANG-like; this encodes MEYPTYSFVIESTSSTPLLSASSSSICSTSESDESPANSHRFTSPDLICRFPNIPSCGSYRSLAVLNGHIGSVSCLALCGEFILSASQGKDIVVWQQPDLRQFAKFGQGQGSVKALVTVGNKVFTAHQDSRIRVWKVSRRSENIFKLIATLPTTKDYLGKFMKQSNYVQTRRNHKRLWIEHADSISCLAIYDGMIYSGSWDKTLKVWRVSDLKCLESIRAHDDAINGLVAHKGLVYSASADGKIKVWEKEGNSYYSLKGILEGHKDVSMNSVILCDDGRLVYGAGSDGCIIGWKGDLNLSSWKLVCEQKAHQMAVLCLCSVGEYVCSGSADKSIGIWKREISGGIYSVGVIRGHEGPVKCLQASSHTVGSGFLLYSGGLDRSLRVWWVAKEESAKREGSSPIQQIMEEKCRLV